From Hippea alviniae EP5-r, the proteins below share one genomic window:
- a CDS encoding type II toxin-antitoxin system Phd/YefM family antitoxin translates to MNISEDIKPISYLKSKTADLLKQVNSTHRPVIITQNGEPKAVLQDHESYEKMRNAIGLLKILSISEKEIKNGSAIDNDKALEKIKDKLT, encoded by the coding sequence ATGAACATCTCGGAAGATATAAAGCCTATTAGCTATTTAAAATCAAAAACGGCGGATTTATTAAAACAGGTAAACTCAACCCATAGACCTGTAATTATCACTCAAAACGGTGAGCCAAAAGCTGTGCTTCAAGACCATGAAAGCTACGAAAAAATGAGAAACGCAATAGGTTTGCTCAAGATTCTTTCTATATCCGAAAAAGAGATAAAAAATGGTTCTGCAATAGATAACGATAAGGCGCTTGAGAAAATAAAAGACAAATTGACATAG
- a CDS encoding tetratricopeptide repeat protein: protein MMKYIVLVISFLLMIMFMPHFSEVMQQRASLVKLGFVPKGKLYKAVIGSFRWFEGEYYTFKSIVYYGSKAKAVMERRYNEIEYYNLYRTLKAAIILDPYNEDAYYFAQAILAWDVRQVKAAIGLLEYVYKYRPWDFQIPFFLGFDYGYFLHDYKKAAEYFKDAANLTHASLFVNLAARYFYEGGDTEAGIVYLKYIISQTRNEKIKKIYQKRLDALQKIEFLQKAVKEYEKKFGKKPTNLKELIDAGIIDKIPKDPYGGRFYISKNGTIETTSKLAEGWRHGSNRSDKSK from the coding sequence ATGATGAAGTATATAGTGTTGGTTATTTCGTTTTTGTTGATGATAATGTTTATGCCGCATTTTTCAGAAGTTATGCAACAAAGGGCGTCTCTTGTAAAATTAGGGTTTGTGCCAAAAGGTAAGCTATATAAAGCCGTTATTGGCAGTTTCAGATGGTTTGAAGGTGAGTATTATACATTCAAGTCTATAGTTTATTATGGCAGCAAAGCAAAAGCTGTGATGGAGAGAAGGTATAATGAAATTGAGTATTACAATCTCTATAGAACCTTGAAAGCTGCGATAATTCTCGACCCATATAACGAAGACGCATACTACTTTGCTCAGGCTATACTTGCGTGGGATGTAAGGCAAGTCAAAGCAGCCATTGGGCTTTTAGAGTATGTTTACAAATACAGACCTTGGGATTTTCAAATACCGTTCTTTCTTGGTTTTGATTACGGATATTTTCTACATGATTATAAAAAAGCTGCAGAATACTTCAAAGATGCTGCCAATTTGACGCATGCTTCTCTATTTGTCAATTTAGCGGCAAGGTACTTTTATGAAGGCGGTGATACAGAAGCTGGTATAGTATATCTAAAATACATTATAAGCCAGACAAGAAACGAAAAAATAAAAAAGATTTATCAGAAAAGGCTTGATGCCTTACAAAAGATTGAATTTTTACAAAAGGCTGTAAAAGAGTATGAGAAAAAATTTGGTAAGAAACCAACAAACTTAAAGGAGCTAATTGATGCAGGTATAATAGATAAAATCCCGAAAGATCCATACGGTGGAAGGTTTTATATATCAAAAAACGGAACAATAGAAACCACAAGCAAACTTGCCGAAGGGTGGAGACATGGCAGTAATAGAAGTGATAAATCTAAATAA
- a CDS encoding CDP-glycerol glycerophosphotransferase family protein yields MSQILFPIKRKIKKIKGNWRKIKKDIILILINIFILSFLKKILKVNKSKVVYIPVHFQCQGNTYELLKKWSNLFGNKFIHIYLCEESKRSNKHNIKYVKFGLKFLFHYSTAKYIIRESEFNSVGLWPSKKSVVAQLWHGAGAFKKFGLHTKRSRWLKFWRKKDIESWDIVFCSSEFIKDIYSVAFGDFDRDRIFVNGLPRNDFLFSLNQKRNDLKSQMNIENKKIILFAPTFRDKEFEEYYLDMIEDINFISKKLPKDFQLAIRLHPSVPQRVFDFIDFSDILDFNAFKTEESLVIADILITDYSSIIFDFALLEKPMLFYAPDLDVYYDKRGFYFDYKSFVPGPISYSKEELLENIKQYDWLKWQNKVKEFKEKFNPYFDGKNSERVINKILEIGEKYG; encoded by the coding sequence ATGTCACAAATTCTATTTCCAATTAAAAGAAAAATCAAAAAAATCAAAGGAAATTGGAGAAAGATTAAGAAAGATATTATTTTAATATTGATTAATATTTTTATACTATCATTTTTAAAAAAAATATTAAAAGTAAATAAGAGTAAAGTAGTTTACATACCCGTTCATTTTCAATGCCAAGGTAATACGTATGAATTATTGAAAAAATGGAGTAATCTTTTTGGAAATAAATTTATACATATCTATTTGTGTGAAGAAAGCAAAAGAAGTAATAAGCATAATATTAAGTATGTTAAGTTTGGATTAAAGTTCTTATTTCATTACTCTACCGCTAAATATATTATTAGAGAGTCAGAATTTAATTCTGTTGGTTTATGGCCTTCAAAAAAAAGTGTTGTTGCTCAATTATGGCATGGTGCTGGTGCTTTTAAAAAATTTGGACTTCACACAAAAAGAAGCAGATGGCTTAAGTTTTGGAGAAAAAAAGATATTGAGAGTTGGGATATTGTTTTTTGCTCTTCGGAATTTATCAAAGATATTTATTCGGTTGCCTTTGGTGATTTTGATAGAGATAGAATTTTTGTAAATGGTTTGCCGAGAAATGATTTTCTTTTTAGTCTCAATCAAAAAAGAAATGATTTAAAAAGTCAGATGAATATTGAAAACAAAAAAATTATTCTATTTGCTCCAACTTTTCGGGACAAAGAGTTTGAAGAATATTACTTAGACATGATAGAAGATATCAATTTTATATCAAAAAAATTACCGAAGGATTTTCAATTGGCAATAAGATTACATCCAAGTGTCCCGCAAAGAGTGTTTGATTTTATAGATTTTTCGGATATTTTGGATTTTAATGCTTTTAAAACAGAAGAATCCTTGGTTATTGCTGATATTTTAATTACGGATTATTCTTCCATAATTTTTGATTTTGCACTTTTGGAAAAGCCTATGTTGTTTTATGCTCCTGATTTAGATGTTTATTACGATAAAAGAGGTTTTTACTTTGATTATAAATCTTTTGTCCCCGGACCGATATCTTATTCAAAAGAAGAATTGTTAGAAAATATAAAACAGTATGATTGGTTGAAGTGGCAAAATAAAGTAAAAGAATTTAAAGAGAAATTTAATCCTTATTTTGACGGAAAGAACTCAGAAAGAGTAATAAATAAAATTTTAGAAATTGGAGAAAAATATGGTTAA
- a CDS encoding ABC transporter ATP-binding protein codes for MSSDIAIKMKNVWKKYSKSATFHNSLREEIVKLFKSKNKNELRQDEFWVLKDFNLTVKKGESIGFYGPNGSGKSTILKLIANVTYPDKGDIKINGKVAPLIEIGAGFHPDLTGRENILMNGAILGMSINEIKRKEKDIIAFSGIERFIDMPVKKYSSGMYLRLAFSIAIHSDADIFLFDEIIAVGDEEFRKRCNQKIYELRRKNKTLIVVSHNYNLLNDMVDEVLFINVTNSISN; via the coding sequence ATGTCATCTGACATAGCGATAAAGATGAAAAATGTATGGAAAAAATACTCAAAGAGCGCGACATTTCATAACAGTTTGAGAGAAGAAATCGTAAAATTATTCAAATCGAAAAACAAAAACGAATTAAGACAAGATGAATTCTGGGTTTTAAAAGATTTTAATTTGACGGTCAAAAAAGGCGAGTCAATAGGATTTTACGGACCAAACGGAAGCGGAAAAAGCACGATTTTGAAATTGATAGCAAATGTTACTTATCCCGATAAGGGAGATATAAAGATAAACGGAAAAGTCGCTCCTTTAATAGAAATCGGAGCGGGTTTTCATCCCGATTTGACAGGAAGAGAAAACATCTTGATGAACGGCGCAATTTTGGGCATGAGCATAAATGAAATAAAAAGAAAAGAAAAAGATATAATCGCTTTTTCAGGTATTGAAAGATTTATCGACATGCCGGTTAAAAAGTATTCATCGGGTATGTATTTAAGATTGGCTTTTTCGATTGCCATCCATAGCGACGCCGATATATTTTTGTTTGATGAGATAATAGCCGTGGGAGATGAAGAGTTTAGAAAAAGGTGTAACCAAAAAATTTATGAATTAAGGAGAAAAAATAAAACTTTGATTGTCGTTAGTCATAACTACAATTTGCTCAACGATATGGTTGATGAGGTTTTGTTTATAAATGTCACAAATTCTATTTCCAATTAA
- a CDS encoding UbiA prenyltransferase family protein: MRHSILFRYILIMRPKQWIKNLIIFFPAFFGGLILDFNLLKKLVCGFFLFSLISSVGYIINDIIDKEKDARHPKKKYRAIASGKINTKNAALFATFLFLIGFLGSLFLNKYFLFIALIYLANSLIYSVYLKRIPYLDMVIISIGFGLRLYAGHILSNIKLSWWLIGLTLTVAVMLASGKRLEELEVSQSNEPFRDSLKKYKKNIVNFILISTAVLSVSIFGFYLHFKGGFDFLLFLDSSALVFNYVYSVIKFKQGEPTDFFVKNRLNIFLLLLWVLLFFRKVYLF; the protein is encoded by the coding sequence ATGAGACATAGCATTTTATTTAGATATATACTCATAATGCGGCCTAAACAGTGGATAAAGAATCTTATAATATTCTTTCCCGCGTTTTTTGGCGGATTAATTCTTGATTTTAACTTATTAAAAAAACTTGTTTGCGGTTTCTTTCTGTTCTCACTTATTTCAAGCGTGGGTTACATAATAAACGACATAATAGATAAAGAAAAAGACGCAAGACACCCAAAGAAAAAATACAGAGCCATAGCGTCGGGCAAAATAAACACAAAAAACGCTGCGCTATTTGCTACTTTTCTTTTTTTAATAGGTTTTTTGGGCTCGCTCTTTTTGAATAAATACTTTTTGTTTATTGCTCTTATATATCTTGCAAATAGCCTGATTTATTCCGTCTATTTAAAAAGAATTCCGTATCTCGATATGGTTATCATATCCATTGGTTTCGGTTTAAGATTATACGCAGGGCATATATTGTCAAACATAAAACTGTCTTGGTGGCTTATAGGCTTGACGCTAACTGTTGCTGTTATGCTTGCATCAGGAAAAAGGCTTGAAGAACTGGAAGTTTCGCAAAGCAACGAACCGTTTAGGGATTCTTTGAAAAAATACAAAAAGAATATCGTAAATTTTATACTTATATCAACGGCCGTCTTATCCGTATCGATTTTCGGTTTTTATTTGCATTTTAAGGGCGGATTTGATTTTTTACTTTTTCTTGACTCTTCAGCCCTCGTATTTAATTATGTGTATAGTGTAATAAAATTCAAACAGGGTGAGCCAACGGATTTTTTTGTGAAAAACAGGCTCAATATATTTTTATTACTCTTGTGGGTTTTATTGTTTTTTAGAAAGGTGTATTTATTTTAG
- a CDS encoding glycosyltransferase family 9 protein, with amino-acid sequence MLKKLNKIEIIKSLDRTVGNLTLKFLPTKNSTFPDKIESVLIIRPGGIGDAVLLVPMIRKIEKIFSEAKIHILAEKRNVGVFDLFDCNCKIFRYDEPNEFLSMLKYKKYDLVFDTEQWHILSSVIARYVGRFVVGFDTNERRKNLDIRVGYSHTKYEVESFLDLLEEYCKHAGLNIDRRWSYPFLDIKANRLLYDIVIFTGASIKYRKWDVNRYIELINKLNELNLRIALIGAKSDVDFNKKIAKNCRVNDFTGKTSLKETAKIMAFSKLLFSTDSGVLHIGAALGVKTVSLFGPGIEYKWAPKGKNHKTINRYLPCSPCTRFGYTPRCPYWVKCMKGIDVESVLKTLISLL; translated from the coding sequence TTGTTAAAGAAATTGAACAAAATTGAGATTATAAAATCCTTAGACCGAACAGTAGGTAATCTTACCTTAAAATTTTTGCCAACTAAGAACTCGACTTTTCCTGATAAAATAGAGTCTGTTTTAATAATTAGACCTGGCGGAATAGGCGATGCGGTGTTGCTTGTTCCTATGATAAGAAAGATAGAAAAGATTTTTTCTGAAGCTAAAATACATATATTGGCCGAGAAACGAAATGTAGGAGTGTTTGATTTATTTGACTGCAATTGTAAGATATTCAGATACGATGAGCCAAATGAGTTTTTGAGTATGCTTAAATACAAAAAATACGATTTGGTATTCGATACTGAACAGTGGCATATATTATCTTCTGTTATTGCTCGTTATGTTGGAAGATTTGTTGTTGGATTTGATACCAACGAAAGAAGAAAAAACCTTGATATAAGGGTGGGCTACTCCCACACGAAATATGAAGTTGAATCTTTTTTAGACCTGTTGGAAGAGTATTGCAAGCACGCAGGATTGAATATTGACAGAAGGTGGAGCTATCCTTTCTTGGATATTAAAGCTAATAGATTGCTTTACGATATTGTAATTTTCACTGGTGCATCAATTAAATATAGAAAGTGGGATGTAAATAGGTATATAGAACTCATTAATAAACTCAATGAATTAAACTTAAGAATAGCCTTAATCGGTGCAAAAAGCGATGTGGATTTTAATAAGAAAATTGCAAAAAACTGCAGAGTTAATGATTTTACAGGCAAAACGAGCCTAAAAGAGACGGCCAAAATAATGGCGTTTTCAAAGTTGCTTTTTTCTACCGATTCTGGCGTTCTTCATATAGGTGCTGCTTTGGGCGTGAAAACCGTATCGCTTTTTGGCCCGGGTATTGAATACAAATGGGCGCCAAAAGGCAAGAACCACAAAACTATAAACAGATATCTACCATGTTCTCCTTGCACAAGATTTGGTTATACACCGAGATGTCCTTATTGGGTTAAATGTATGAAAGGCATCGATGTTGAAAGCGTGCTTAAAACATTAATATCGTTGCTATAA
- the ispD gene encoding 2-C-methyl-D-erythritol 4-phosphate cytidylyltransferase translates to MVKAIILASGIGERFSSDLPKQFTKLAGLPVIVHTLKAFERSKYIDSVIVVTNASNVERVWEYARKYNLKKIEKVLCGGKTRQESSFIGINACDDEDYVIIHDGVRPFVSQKIIENVVKATIEHSAVDVAIASADTIIKVNDKNFIDEIPNRKYMKKGQTPQGFKCKLIKKAHRIALKDGISNSPDDCSLVLRIGIPVYVVEGDEQNIKITYPIDLHIADKLFQLKVENSTEDILSDKIKNKVFVVIGGTSGIGLETVRLIETYNAKVVVLSRNTPIKIDIKDINMLKNAFESILDEHGRMDVVINCAGDLIRKDVEFMSEKEWDYIYDMNIKGAFLLSKVVIPIFKKQGFGNLIFVGSSAYTRGRAGYAAYSSSKAALVNFAQALAEEVEPFNIRVNVVVPSRVATPLRFRNFGKEDPTTLLSPKKVAEEILKASYQDVTGSIFEVK, encoded by the coding sequence ATGGTTAAAGCAATAATTCTTGCTTCAGGCATAGGCGAAAGGTTTTCTTCCGATTTGCCCAAGCAGTTCACAAAACTTGCGGGCTTGCCTGTTATTGTCCACACTCTCAAGGCCTTTGAAAGAAGTAAATATATAGATAGCGTTATTGTCGTTACAAATGCCAGCAATGTCGAAAGGGTTTGGGAATATGCAAGGAAGTATAATCTTAAAAAGATAGAGAAGGTTCTTTGCGGCGGAAAGACAAGACAAGAGTCGTCATTTATCGGTATAAATGCGTGCGATGATGAAGACTATGTGATAATACACGATGGCGTTAGACCTTTTGTTTCCCAAAAAATCATTGAAAATGTTGTTAAAGCCACAATCGAACATAGTGCCGTTGATGTTGCTATTGCTTCTGCCGATACTATTATTAAGGTAAACGATAAAAATTTTATAGATGAGATTCCAAATCGAAAATATATGAAAAAGGGGCAAACACCTCAGGGTTTTAAATGTAAGCTTATAAAAAAAGCTCATAGAATCGCATTAAAAGACGGTATAAGTAATTCGCCTGATGATTGTTCTTTAGTGTTAAGAATTGGTATTCCTGTGTATGTTGTTGAAGGCGACGAGCAAAACATAAAAATTACATATCCCATCGATTTGCACATAGCCGATAAACTGTTTCAATTAAAAGTAGAAAATAGCACCGAAGATATTTTAAGCGATAAGATAAAAAATAAAGTTTTTGTAGTAATAGGCGGAACGAGTGGTATAGGATTGGAAACGGTAAGGTTAATTGAAACATATAACGCAAAAGTAGTGGTTCTTTCCAGAAACACGCCTATTAAAATTGATATAAAAGACATAAATATGCTAAAAAATGCTTTTGAGTCTATTTTAGATGAACATGGAAGAATGGATGTTGTTATAAACTGTGCCGGTGATTTAATCAGAAAAGATGTTGAGTTTATGAGTGAAAAAGAATGGGATTATATATACGATATGAATATAAAAGGTGCTTTTTTGTTGTCAAAGGTTGTAATTCCTATTTTTAAAAAACAGGGGTTTGGAAATTTGATTTTTGTTGGCTCGAGTGCATATACGAGAGGACGAGCCGGATATGCAGCATATTCCAGCTCTAAGGCAGCTTTGGTAAATTTTGCTCAAGCATTAGCCGAAGAAGTCGAACCTTTCAATATAAGGGTGAATGTTGTTGTGCCGTCAAGAGTGGCAACGCCTTTAAGATTTAGAAATTTTGGCAAAGAAGACCCAACAACGCTTTTAAGTCCAAAAAAAGTTGCCGAAGAAATTTTAAAAGCTTCATATCAAGATGTGACGGGGAGTATTTTTGAAGTCAAATAA
- a CDS encoding AAA family ATPase, whose product MFVNREKELKILENEYNRDGFKFCIIYGRRRVGKTTLIRKFLKNKKHIYFLATLENEKILLEKFKEIVAESLEDEFLKGINLTSFESIFKYIARKKEKLVVVIDEFQYLSKVNLAIASIFQSIAENLNTELPKNIFFFQRKDLKKGLKRLQKGTV is encoded by the coding sequence GTGTTTGTAAACAGGGAAAAGGAATTAAAAATTTTAGAAAATGAATACAATAGAGATGGTTTTAAATTTTGCATTATCTATGGCAGAAGAAGAGTAGGAAAAACTACTCTGATAAGAAAGTTTTTGAAAAACAAAAAGCATATCTATTTTCTGGCAACGCTTGAGAATGAAAAAATTTTGCTTGAAAAATTTAAAGAGATTGTTGCTGAAAGCTTGGAAGACGAGTTTTTAAAAGGGATAAATCTAACATCTTTTGAAAGCATATTTAAATATATAGCAAGAAAGAAAGAAAAACTTGTTGTCGTTATAGATGAATTTCAATATCTTTCCAAAGTCAATCTTGCAATAGCTTCAATATTTCAATCAATTGCAGAAAATTTAAACACAGAATTGCCAAAAAATATATTCTTTTTTCAAAGGAAGGATTTGAAAAAAGGCTTGAAGAGATTGCAAAAAGGGACGGTTTGA
- a CDS encoding ABC transporter permease, producing the protein MLRDPLLKNLIKYKDLLLVFIWREFTIRYRQSMLGILWAVLQPLSMMLLFTFIFSVVLKYKVSNYPHVLFFYSGLLPWTFFSSSINFSISSLVNHRTLITKIYFPKEIIPISGVAVSFIDFCIAFFIYLVLMIVYGVHFSLNFLWFFPLLFILVVFTVSLGLLFAALNVYYRDVKLFSGFLLQLWFFATPVFYSIDKVSMKWKLILFLNPLTFIVENMRRVTLEGRGVVLWQLGFVLVVIVIFYIISRTVFLKIERKMADVI; encoded by the coding sequence ATGCTCAGAGACCCTTTGCTTAAGAATCTCATAAAATACAAAGATTTACTACTTGTTTTTATCTGGAGAGAGTTCACGATAAGATATAGGCAAAGTATGTTGGGCATTTTATGGGCGGTTTTGCAGCCTTTGAGTATGATGCTTCTGTTTACATTTATCTTCAGTGTCGTTTTGAAATACAAGGTTTCAAACTATCCGCATGTTCTGTTTTTTTATTCGGGCTTGCTGCCCTGGACATTTTTTTCAAGCTCAATCAATTTTTCAATCTCGTCTTTAGTAAATCATCGCACCCTTATTACAAAAATATATTTCCCGAAAGAAATTATACCGATTTCCGGCGTTGCGGTCTCTTTTATAGATTTTTGCATAGCGTTTTTTATATATCTTGTTCTTATGATTGTTTACGGCGTGCATTTTAGTTTAAACTTTTTGTGGTTTTTCCCGCTTCTTTTTATACTTGTTGTATTTACCGTTTCTTTAGGGCTTCTTTTTGCGGCTTTGAATGTTTATTATAGAGATGTAAAACTGTTTTCTGGATTTTTGCTTCAATTATGGTTTTTTGCAACGCCCGTGTTTTACTCGATAGATAAAGTATCCATGAAGTGGAAACTTATCCTGTTTTTAAACCCTTTAACCTTCATAGTCGAAAATATGAGAAGGGTTACGCTTGAAGGCAGGGGGGTTGTTCTGTGGCAGCTTGGGTTTGTGCTTGTCGTGATTGTGATTTTTTATATAATATCAAGAACTGTCTTTTTAAAGATAGAAAGGAAGATGGCCGATGTCATCTGA
- a CDS encoding CDP-alcohol phosphatidyltransferase family protein, with the protein MKSNNRITLQDIEKVLPLKTWYASIFVLPVSRIFILFFSNYKILTPNQITFIAIFFRLITAVMFLKGFFIIGAVFYYFAYVLDCVDGAVARLTNQTSAFGRYLDHVSDLVGDIVVLCSLAFSQGLLFSYILFGMVFMHIAESYISYLMSFVCIEKKSDDLVGFLGLFERYRQFWFKRNFKSFLSSPDYAAFVFILMPILGEPKKGIEYGFFFLFMVVCYTIFSTFMSLHTGNKRFP; encoded by the coding sequence TTGAAGTCAAATAACCGGATAACCTTGCAAGATATTGAAAAAGTTTTGCCTTTAAAAACGTGGTATGCGTCAATATTTGTTTTGCCTGTTTCAAGGATCTTTATATTGTTTTTTAGTAATTATAAAATCTTAACGCCAAACCAGATTACTTTCATCGCAATATTTTTTAGATTGATTACGGCAGTAATGTTTTTAAAAGGATTTTTTATCATTGGTGCCGTTTTTTATTATTTTGCTTATGTTTTGGATTGTGTGGACGGTGCCGTTGCAAGGCTAACAAATCAGACATCCGCTTTCGGGCGTTATTTAGACCATGTTTCCGATTTAGTGGGTGATATTGTTGTTTTGTGTTCCCTTGCATTTTCTCAAGGTTTGCTTTTTAGTTACATACTTTTTGGTATGGTTTTTATGCATATAGCCGAAAGCTATATAAGTTATCTGATGAGTTTTGTTTGTATTGAAAAAAAGAGTGATGATTTAGTTGGTTTTTTGGGACTTTTTGAACGATATAGACAATTTTGGTTTAAAAGAAATTTTAAATCCTTTCTATCCTCTCCCGATTATGCGGCTTTTGTGTTTATTTTAATGCCGATATTAGGCGAGCCTAAAAAAGGTATTGAATACGGTTTCTTTTTTCTTTTTATGGTTGTTTGTTATACAATATTTTCGACATTTATGTCTCTGCATACGGGCAATAAAAGGTTTCCTTAA
- a CDS encoding type II toxin-antitoxin system RelE/ParE family toxin, which yields MNKKYKIVWTNSAVYDIESIIEYIAKDNPSTARSLIYYWKK from the coding sequence ATGAATAAAAAATACAAAATAGTATGGACAAATTCTGCTGTTTATGACATAGAAAGTATAATTGAGTACATAGCAAAAGACAACCCTTCGACTGCTCGTTCTTTGATATATTACTGGAAGAAATAA
- a CDS encoding ABC transporter ATP-binding protein → MAVIEVINLNKTYKQKLKRVKALNNMSFKVEKGQICGFLGPNGAGKSTTLKIMMDLIRADSGKVLINGVESTKTDSRKKVGFMPENPPYIDSLTGRELLLFSAKMHGINYQKAKKKADELLEMLDLSNSADKKLRNYSKGMIQRIGFASTLIIEPDLLILDEPMSGLDPIGRYKFKNILKQVKSNGTTIFFSSHIIADIEDICDSVIIVKDGRVVKELTQQDMKSMTIEGYRILVPEDAKIEGMEEIEKLENGIQVIYIRRELLNKTIHNLKDVKIISIEPVKRSLEEIFVKEIEQN, encoded by the coding sequence ATGGCAGTAATAGAAGTGATAAATCTAAATAAGACCTATAAGCAGAAGTTGAAAAGGGTTAAAGCTTTAAACAATATGAGTTTTAAAGTGGAAAAAGGACAGATTTGCGGATTCTTAGGCCCTAACGGAGCAGGCAAAAGCACCACACTTAAAATAATGATGGATCTTATAAGAGCAGATAGTGGTAAAGTTTTAATAAATGGCGTTGAATCGACAAAAACGGATTCAAGAAAAAAGGTTGGCTTTATGCCAGAGAATCCACCCTACATAGACTCTTTGACAGGGAGAGAGCTTCTATTGTTTTCAGCTAAGATGCACGGTATAAACTATCAAAAAGCAAAGAAGAAAGCAGATGAGCTTTTAGAGATGCTTGACCTTTCAAACTCTGCCGACAAAAAATTAAGAAATTACAGCAAAGGAATGATTCAAAGAATAGGGTTTGCATCGACACTCATTATAGAACCAGACCTTTTGATACTCGACGAACCTATGAGCGGGCTTGATCCGATAGGCAGATACAAATTTAAGAATATACTCAAACAAGTTAAAAGTAATGGAACAACTATATTTTTCAGCTCTCATATCATAGCGGACATAGAAGATATTTGTGATAGTGTGATAATAGTAAAAGATGGCAGGGTGGTTAAAGAGCTAACCCAACAAGATATGAAGTCTATGACAATTGAAGGGTATAGAATACTCGTTCCTGAAGATGCAAAAATTGAAGGAATGGAAGAAATAGAAAAGCTGGAAAATGGCATTCAAGTAATATATATAAGACGGGAACTGCTAAATAAAACGATTCACAACCTTAAAGATGTCAAGATAATATCTATAGAGCCCGTAAAAAGGAGCTTGGAAGAGATATTTGTTAAAGAAATTGAACAAAATTGA
- a CDS encoding ATP-binding protein → MEEIQNRTKKNRQPIIIIDEIQTLEDIYINGDRELLKEFLNFCVSLTKETHLSHVVILSSNTVFIDRIYNDAKLKKTSKFFKVDHLDKSIVVEWLSSEGYTEEEINLIYDYLGGCIPDIQRMMFEKKEFKTLKEYLEHRAFLAYTEMVDLLTNEEDFNKRKIFKEIAKEIVKNGRFIAKEELPTQVKKIINFYAEKEILFYDPLTLEVKGNSRIYEKGMEKLEL, encoded by the coding sequence ATGGAAGAGATACAAAACAGAACAAAGAAAAACAGACAACCTATAATCATCATTGACGAAATTCAAACACTTGAAGATATATACATAAACGGAGATAGAGAACTACTCAAAGAGTTCCTAAACTTCTGTGTCTCTTTAACAAAAGAGACACATCTGTCTCATGTTGTTATCCTAAGCTCAAACACTGTGTTTATAGATAGGATTTATAATGATGCAAAATTGAAGAAGACAAGTAAATTCTTCAAGGTTGACCATCTTGATAAGAGTATAGTTGTAGAGTGGTTAAGTTCTGAAGGATACACAGAAGAAGAGATAAATCTTATCTATGACTATCTTGGTGGTTGTATTCCAGATATACAAAGAATGATGTTTGAGAAGAAAGAGTTTAAGACATTGAAAGAGTATTTAGAGCATAGGGCGTTTTTGGCATATACTGAGATGGTTGACTTACTCACAAACGAAGAAGACTTCAACAAAAGAAAGATATTTAAAGAGATAGCAAAAGAGATAGTAAAAAACGGCAGATTTATAGCAAAAGAAGAATTACCAACGCAGGTGAAGAAGATTATAAATTTTTACGCTGAAAAAGAGATACTCTTTTATGACCCGCTTACATTGGAAGTTAAAGGAAATAGCAGGATTTATGAGAAAGGGATGGAGAAGTTGGAGTTATAA